The genomic DNA aaccccagataagaGGATGATattagatggatggatttatttttattcacattCCTCCGAGCCATTCTGACATACAAATGATGACTATGCTGTTTGGCTGTTATAAATAATGTATAAACTTATCAGCATGGTTTGAGCTACATGAGCTAAATATGTAGTATTGGGGGCTCCTATGGGCTTCTAGGTATTTTCATGACTAACATGGATTGAACTCAGACAGAAATAAATGGATATTTTCTCAAGTAACCTGAAATCAAAAGAAGCAGTGATATAAATGAAAGAATCTCTGGATGTAAAACATCACAGTGAAACATTCTGAAAAACTCTAAATCAGATTGTTTTTCCTCCAGGTATCAAAGGCTGCAGCCGACCTGATGGCGTACTGCGACGCACACGCCTGCGACGACCCCCTGATCACCCCGGTGCCCACCTCAGAAAACCCCTTCAGGGAGAAGAAATTCTTCTGCGCTCTGCTTTGAGACAAATCAGGGATTGATGTGATTCAAAGTACAACTGTACAGTATGTACATGTTTGTACAGTGTGTACATGTACTTCCAACCTAAGTAAGACATTAATGTACCATAGTAACCTCCCATCAGAGCTGCCACTGTACAGTACATAATCAACTACATGTTAAATCCTAAAAGTGATTAGAGGGCGGGACAATTTGAGACTAAACTCAAGATTTGAACAGTCAAGTTTCAAAGTAAAGGCTAAAAACATAAAAAGCCATCATGTTCCATGCTTGAATGCTTCAAGTAACTGCTAAATATACGCTGATTAAATTCAATTTTATGTGGAAATCCTTAGGTTCCGGGATAAATGTTAAAGCAGCAATCCGTAGTGTTCAGGCATTACGTagttttttagaaatctgtaaaagtgatacgTCTTCTTTTGCTAAGCCTACTTCCCTTCCCATAGAGCTTCATGCAATTTGAATTGAGaccactcagcattagccaatagcgttaagCTTAATTTATACTCCTCCGTCGGTACAGAGACACGTAACGCCATTGTCCGTCATCACAAGGGCTAGCCAACGAGCAAACAAGGACGGATGGAgtagagcccacttttctaactaTCCATCAAAAACAGTGAAGATCGCAAGCCTATGAGTGGTCAGAATGCCGCTTACGTCCTTCGTCAACAGCACCACttctgactgaaggagtacaaagaaacGCTGCAAACTTTATTTGTGTAGGGAAATTACAAGAAAagtgagtttagaggtggtgactggATGAAGAAGTGGAGGGCAAATATGTTAAAAAgtttctgaaatatataaacacactaGAGACACGACTATATTgatggcaggataccccagatatgtgctacgccctctgtagtCCTGGCGGAGTATTGCTTTACAACACTGACACCAACGGAGAAGTATTAAAGGAAACGTCTTTAtcactatgtgtctgttgctgctgcctcttggccagatcgtcattGTAAACGAGGatttctcaatcgactcatctggataaataaaggttgagTAAATATGTGGGCGTGTAAACACAGACTTACTGATGGAGATGTAAAAAATTAGTCTTTGGACTTCTGCGTATGtatagatgtcaatcacagagcgtgtgcGCGTGTTTGTGGACGCATCTAGACTGATGCAGAGTATGCAACATTTCTTATGGACACTTAAGTCTCTATAAATGCATATAAGCATCAGTTTGCCTGGCTAGAGGTACAAGTTCATAAATGAGAGGCATTGCTTCCTGCTATAATCACGGAAGGGGAGGGGCTTTAAGGTGCAATACATGTTTCCACCTGTagatggtgccatttacaaaacaaactccagatttctgctttaagtcAGGGCCCCAGATTTCAAACTCCTTGTAGATGGAAAATATTACCCAACAGACATTCATTGTCATTTTTAGAGTGGGGTCtaaccttttattttttaaaaccaATTCCTATTTTCTTGGTGATTTTAGCAGTTACTTGTATCAAACCACAACAGCTGGTAATAACCTACAGATGAAAGATATTTCTTTAAAAGATTTTCTCAAGATTTGAGCATTTTTGCCAATCCGGTTACTGTCGTTTGGAagtggacgtgtgtgtgtgtgtgtgtatgcataggTGCTACTGTGAAACTTAAAAGCAACAATTCTGAGCATTTTATCCCTGTAAATTTAACATTTCCTTTAAACACATTATTCAATGACACAAAGAGCCCCAAAGCAACACTTTTCAGGGGGTACAGACATTAAAGCTAGTTTATTCCACGCAGCCATCAGGTTCTTATTGGTGTATTGAGTGAACTCTTCGATTCTTTAGGGGGCAGAATAGAAACAACAGTTTCAATGTGCTTTTATAAGCAGATACGCCAttttcaattcaataatactttattaatcccagagggaaaattaGACGCTGTTTAACTGttaagatctgtcaggttttcagAGAAATCAAATTTCATGGTCATTATTTTGTTTGCGTGTAATCTAAATGATTGTTCTGTCAAATTTTACATCCCAATTCCATCACCAGGAATATTTTTACATAACCCATCAACCTCCCTCAATTCTGGGTTTTAAAACTGCATTTTCAGTACCTCggggaaaaaaattaaaaaattagaGCTTTGGCAGAAAATGTAAGCACTGAAATTAAAAACCTCATCATGAAAGGTCACTAGTGTCTTGTGATTTTATTGAATTGAAACGTAAACATAACACCAGATGTGACGTGCATTTAAACACATGGGAGCATTTTAAACAGAGAGCTAATGAGCAGAAGCATCGATCAATATGAACGTAGGCTTAAATGATGCAGCCTGAACGTACAATACAGTTGACTTTATTAAATGCATGTTTACATCAGCATGCATTAAGGCATCTTATGTTCTTAAAACAACTTTAAGCTCAGCTACAAAAACATGAACAATATGTATCAAAGGTTTTGAGTCACATGTTTATTTTTCCTCCGGTTCAAACGAGTGAAGCGTAGATCCGGTTCATGTAGATTGTTTATTAGCAGGACCAACAGTTAAAACAGCAGTTTCTATCTCTACACACATCTTTAAAACACTTCAGAACACCCCAGCGTCACACCAGTCATCCGTCTGTCTGCTTCCTCGGGGAAATCGATTAAAAAAAGACTTACTCACAGCAGATGTAGCTGATTttctaaaaatatatattctagctTTACTCAAACCTACCTGTTTGTAAAATTATACCACAGAAAAGAAGATTCCTTTAGTCCAAGTTGTGTAAAAGGTTTAGTCGGAAACAAACAAGAACGTTTAAGAGGTGTATTTTAGGAATTTTAAGGTAAGATGAACCAACCAATAGAATTCCACCCAGGACAGAAAGCTGTTAAAGTTTTATGAAATTCAGCATCTTTTAAAAATCCAGCTGCTTAAGTGTTCATTTCAGAAAACACACTCATGAATAAAGCTACATGACATTTGAATTCCACCGCCATGTTCATGCACACAACTGTGATAGTAGTTTTTGTAATCTACACATCAAGGAGGCAAAGTTAATAGTTTTAATGTTAGCTTCTAAAATGGGTCAAATGTTTGTACAAAAAGGTGCAACGACAGTGAAAATTCTTGGTTTGAGAGCAAAATGTACAAATTTAAGAGAGGCATGTGTCAAATTAACTAAACTGGTGCTTGCAGTGCCAGATTATACATATCGCGCAGCTGAATTGACTCAAGATCACTGAAAAGGTCATGTACATTTGGACtttgggagaaaaaaaaaacagattgacCAGAGGGCTTATAGGAAGGCATCACACCATTCTTTGAGACAGCCGTAGCAGTCACCTTGCTGTTTGGAGTTTGCACCACAAGTGTCTTTGAGCCAGTCTCGGAAAAGCTCCTCGTCCTTCTTCAGAACTAGAAACTGCCCGAGAACAACGTACGCCTGTGGGAAGCGAACATAAAACCGAAGTAAGACCAGAGCACAACAGATTAAAAGTGTTGTCGAAGAGCAGCTAGACTGGACAAACAGCCCAGACTAGTATTACTTGACTTCTGTATTTAAAGGTTGATTAATAATGCAAAGCAGAGCCGGACACTACCAGAGCATCTAAAAGAGGGGGCTTTCATATCCCACAGATAGACCATGTTTGGTCAGACAGTTGTGTCCCACAGCGGTGGAACGCGCTACTTCTTTTCAGGAAGTGTCTAATTTTTAAGAATCTCTTCAAAGCACAGTAAATGTGATTGAGACGTTGCATCGTTTCTGCAAACTGTTGCCACAATAGTttatatttaaaggtgtggaatacttgtttaatcactacttttgcagtggtctctagtaggaatgaatgccttgtaagtcgttctcagcGGGGTGTGGGGGCGGAGCTCCAGTGCACTAGTTTCAGGAACTAAAAAATTgctacatcagaggagagcttcacatggtaggatttggagtcttacttcctgatatttggacgtcttgtctctgattggctaactgcaatGCGACTACCACAGACAacgtttgctctgcaatgctgatgtttcatCTCCCCAAATAACACAACCACGAAGGaggtctgctgtgtggtgaagttgctaatgctaattgtaGCATTTGTATTTACAagttacaaagttaattaaaagatctttgataagctatcatcttgtctttattagtTAGCACATGATTTCAAACTAGAAGCTGATAAAGGGTATATAGATTATCATGTTGCAATAAGCTATAATTTTATGCTCGACACACGATTAGTTGACTAATCGTCAACAAAACTGGCGACTAGTCGACTACtaaaatagtcgtttgtggcagccccatcagaagctaatgcaggaaataggtgaaggagactattttcatgttcagcctgcatgaaaaactcagagtgaccaattataaacagaaataatcattaaaaagagGTGCTATGTAACTGCGGGACATTCATCATTTAAAAACTGTTCTTCAGTGAACCACAACTTTAACTGTGGGTTATACATCTTTCCCTGTGTGTTTAGTATTTGACAATTTTCTGTATTAAATGAAAGATTAGGAGTGAAAGATTAGGAGTGAAAGGCTACGGAGAACTAGATCACCTTATCAAAACCCTTCTCTTCTAGTCTCTTTCCAAGGACTTCTCCAATCCCAGCGAGAGCCATCACATTTTTCTCTCCCATGGGCTCAGCCACAAACTCTTTGTGTTTTTGAGATGTTGAAGACATGGCTGTCAGAGGCACCCAAACGCTGAGCTGTAAAAGAAAAAGAGATCACAAAGTTGACTGCTTTTCACTGGAAACAGCTTGTGGCAAGACAACTGCAACCATCTTTCCAGCTTGGTGTTTTAGTTTAGTGTCTGCCGATAATTTTTAAGTAACATTGCAAATAAAATTAAATGCGTGTTGAATTTCCTGGGTTATATGGCAGCCTTGCATGTGATTTGATTAATTATCTGTAGTTTAACCCTCTGCTATCATTTTAACTTCATCAATGTAGACGAAAGTTAAACAACAGATAACTTAATCATCGGTGTTTATTTTCAGACCATGGTTGATTATAAAGACAATTTACTCACTATTACCGCAGTCAGTCCCACTGTTAAAATGCGCGCGCAACAAATTTCAACGCTAACAGAATTAGCACAACTTAGCGCTCATTAAGGACACATTTGCCTCACAGGAAGTGCCTTATAAGTCTCCCCCGGGTGTCAGCAGAGGGTGCCAATTATTTTCAAACATTACGAGATGTTTACATAATCCTTAAACTTGCGTACCGTGATATTAACTAGCCTTATGGAAACATGCTAAGCACTCAGGCGCATTTATGCTAAAAATAGCTTGCGCGCTAGCGTATTTCATGTCTAAATTAGCTGCTTATTAACATTCAGCGGTGTTTTAATCTCTTTGCGTCATTTGACCGCTAAAACACACGAGATAAAACGGTTGGAACGTACCTTTCAATGTCCACCTCAGGATTAATGATCTCGCTACAGCAGAGTGAAGCTAGATGTGCTACTTGAACACCGGGTACCACAATGCACTGTGCTTGCGTCCTGACGTCACAGGAGACGTCAACTTCAAAAACCCTGATTTACAGGTGAAACGgtaaaaagccaataaaacgcatcAACTACACTTAAAGCTAGATTTTAGGTTCATGTGAAAATcagaatattaatattaatattgtgCTGTCGTTCAAACCTTAAAAGACCATTCAGAAAATCAGTAAACAATAAACTagagaaaaaaatgtattttaaaactaaACAAATAAGCATATAACTATACCGAATGTGGACAgcaatgtttggttcaacattaaATGAATGCACAATAAAAATGCATTACCTCCTTTATGACAACATTTATTCTCACATTTGTAACAGTATGTATGGAATTGAGGTTTTTTTATGTAATTGTGCGTATTTGTCACCTGCCCTCATTCTCTGGTATGCAACAGTTGAAGGCAAGCTTTATTGGTGCAACTTTCACTACAACTCAAGGTCAGTAATTTTGGTTTAATAAGCTCAGCATAAGCCTACAGCAGAGTTAGAATGTTGGAGGAGAGACTACAGGTCAGTCCAGTGCCATCCGGCTCCACGTTGATCTTCTTCACAACCCCATCTTCCACCAGCATTGCATATCTGAAAAACAAAGAGCACACTGGATTTGGAATACAATTTATGACATTTAAAATATCTGCAAATAGGTGGCTTCAAAATAATAAACACAGGACACTCTGTCCTCAAGCTGTTATGCAAATACTGATGTTATCACTGAACTCTGCACCATGAAAAAAGCTAAGTAGCAGAGGTGCAAATACTCCTGGTTAATATCCGACACCACACTCTTGTTCAAGTGATTTGTGAAAACCTTTAGCTGAAAAATAAAGCTCCAAACTCATGTTACAGTCTTTTCTTACCTCTTGGAACGCTTGTTACCCAGTACCTGCACAATCTGATCACTGTCAAGAACAAGGTCGACTGCCTAGTGAGCAGAAACAAAAGTGCTGATGAGAACAGAGTCACGAGGCTTGATGCTAACCTGACAAACACATGATCttttcatttttacttttgtAAATGCTCCAGTGGGATCAGCCAGCATTCGAACCTGTACATAAAAGCAATCAAAATTTTTCTAAATCTGTTATATAAATGTGAATTTTAAATTACTTTAAAAATACAAGTCTTATCAACATGTAGATTTTTCTGCAATAGATGCTAAATGTAAATTTGCAGCTTATACCTTGCCGTCTGTTCCGTGCTCTTTTCCCCATGCAGCCATGACAAATGCATCATTGACAGAAATGCATGCTATCTCCTGGATCCCTTTACCTCTTAAGTCCTCAGCTTGCTGCACAAAACCTGGGAGGTGAGTCTGAAAAGCAACACATGAAATACAAAGTCAGCTGATGCAAAACTCACCGTAGAGGTTGGGACATGCAGCGTTTTTAGTGTTGCTTCACCTTAGAGCAGCCAGGAGTAAAAGCTCCCGGCACGGCAAAAAGAATCCCCTTTTTCCCCTTAAAGAGTTGATCCATTGCCACTTTATTCCCAGGCTCACCCTCCTGGACCTCCAGCGCAGGAAGAGATTCACCAACCTGAAGATGAATGAGATGAAGTTACTTATTTTCCTAATGTCACAGTGAATGAAATTCTGGAAATAACTTGATGAAACTTTTTTGTTTATGAAAAACTTTGaattaatagttaaaaaaaaatagaaggAACATGTACAGGTGCAAATCCCTTTTTTGCAACACTGAACTGAAACATCAAATGTTTGCAGAAACCAATAGCAAAAAACAGAATCAGAGATAAAAAATTTCAATAACAGAATGTAAGAAGAAATGTATTTTTATAAGATAAATTAACCAGAAAGAGAACATAATAACAACTGTGTGTAAACTAGTTCTGGACAATTATTCGATAACGATATATATCGATCAATAGACGTGTGATTCAACAGAAAAAAATTGAAAAAGTTTGTTTTTTCCATTATAGCCTATCGGGTAGCTTCATACTAGTTATTCCTTGCACCCAACTGATCAAAAGCACAGACCCAAGCACACTTCATCACCAAGCCCTCCCCTTACAAACCTAATCAGACAGCAATGTGAGGAgatgttgcagcaaggagaggtggAAGAAATTGTCCCAAAAAAGATTACAATAGTTCACCAGTGtggcaatattttcattcttacaagtctgacaaaaaaacaaacaacagtgGTTTGCAAAATGTGCAGAGAATCAATAAAAACCAAGTCTGATAACGCAACCAACTTGTTTTATTGTTAAGTGATTACATAAAATGGTCAGGGCtgcacttaaatatattttctacatttctcatatagttttcaataattattgatatcgatCAATAATATTTTTTATCGATACACCTTTTTTTTCTGTATCGTCCAGCTCTAGTGTAAACTGAAATTTAGATAAAGCAAAAAAAATGAGCGTTTCTGTAAAATGGCCACTAGATGGCAAAAATCACCATAAATGAAAATTTGCATAAAATAACATGAACGCCTGTTTTACAAACTTTTCAATAAATAATTCAAATTTCACCGTGAAGAGATGTTACCATTACGGATTAACATTACAATTTCTCCTTTACACACTTAGTCCGAACACTTTCAGGGAGTAAAATTGCAACATGCGCAGCAATAATTTAGAACAATGTTATAAAAGAGTGATGGCACAGATCTTATCAAATGTAAAGTCAACTCAGTGATATAGGTGAAAGAGGTGTGCTCAAATCACGACGAGCTGCTACTATGATTTAATCAAACAATAAACTAAATTCATGCAAACTGCTGTCATGGCGGCTCATTAGCATAGACTGCTACAGATACAAACATAATGAAGATAAACCGTTGCCGAATGCTCGAAGGACAAACCAACTAGCTAACGTtagcttatttttttttacctgaatCGGCATTTTGGTGACTGGAGAGAAGTGCAGCAGCCGGATACTATATGTTTTTTAGAAGAGAGTTTGTGATGAAGAGCATAACCTGCTGGAATGTGGAGCTAAGCTAGTCCCTGGTGTTTAGCGACGTCTGACTCACTCGCTATCTCTTGAGACACAGCAGCGACGTCCTACTTTGAGCTAGAACGGAAGGACTTAAATTTATCCTGCAAACTGATGGCTAAGTCTTTATTTACTGTGCCATCTGCTAAGCAGGAAACCCAAGGTCTGGCTGGACTGGTTTAGCTAAAGGGGGCATAAAACGGAACAATTGTTGATTTAAGACAACATACACTTGCAAGGGCTTTTGCAGACTTCTGTAAGAAACGCAAGGGAAACTACGGAAGCCCTTTACCAACACGGTCACGTGGTATCTGATAAGCAAAGTCAATTATTATGATTTTAAGTCATGTGTATCACTAAACTCACTCTTACGCGATAAAATGTATgtgtttgattattattattgttatcagaCGTGCACAGATTTGGGTTTGGTACAGCTCCGATAAGTAAATACCTATTTTGACCAACTCTGATTAATGTTAAAGGACTATATCAAAGCAATTCTATTGTAAATGGAATATTTGTATGGTTGTAAACAATCATAGTTTTGAGTTTGAAAATCCTAGTTATAATTTTTTATCTCAAAAATCGGGTTTACAACTACACCACAGGCTTTGTATCTAATCATTTTTTAATATTTctaaattaatatttattattcatTAATTTTTATTAGAAATTATGACTATTGTAATAAATATAACATAGAAGTTTATGGTCAGGAAAGTAATAAATTTATATGAACTAAATGTGAATGTTTTACAACTTATTTTCAAATTCATAATTGTTACTTTTTATGCAATACTTATGACTATTTTCAGAATAACCTCCTCATTGATTTTGAAAGTAATCATTTTGTCTAATAATTATGACAGCCATAATGCATCTTGTAATAATTATTAGTGCATCTCATAATAGTGTTGAATCACAAATGTGATTTTGATGCTTATAGTAATGactcagtgattttatttaaaatCATGAATAAAAAATAATTGACCGTGTCTTTTTGAAGTGGCAGAAAGAGGGCTTCACAGAAACTTGCGGGATAGATAAAATAAGCTCCAAGTCAAATGATCTGTTGTAAGTTTACAAAAGTCATTTTTTCCCACTGTTGAGTTAAAACTTGTTTGATCTGAGAAAATAGTTATTTTCTGTTCCATTCAGTTTCTTTTACAGACATGGTACTGGACCATTATTCACACAAGTGTGATCTCTAATTGGACTACACCCGTTATGTTTCCCTCAGAAATGTCTGTCTTTTTTACTTCCAACTTTTCAGATTTCAGTTTCTTTTATAAAATAGCAGTTACATTTTAGTAA from Nothobranchius furzeri strain GRZ-AD chromosome 10, NfurGRZ-RIMD1, whole genome shotgun sequence includes the following:
- the gng3 gene encoding guanine nucleotide-binding protein G(I)/G(S)/G(O) subunit gamma-3, with amino-acid sequence MKGDTPVNSTMSVGQARKLVEQLKIEASFCRIKVSKAAADLMAYCDAHACDDPLITPVPTSENPFREKKFFCALL
- the prdx5 gene encoding peroxiredoxin-5, mitochondrial, with protein sequence MPIQVGESLPALEVQEGEPGNKVAMDQLFKGKKGILFAVPGAFTPGCSKTHLPGFVQQAEDLRGKGIQEIACISVNDAFVMAAWGKEHGTDGKVRMLADPTGAFTKAVDLVLDSDQIVQVLGNKRSKRYAMLVEDGVVKKINVEPDGTGLTCSLSSNILTLL
- the banf1 gene encoding barrier-to-autointegration factor, with product MSSTSQKHKEFVAEPMGEKNVMALAGIGEVLGKRLEEKGFDKAYVVLGQFLVLKKDEELFRDWLKDTCGANSKQQGDCYGCLKEWCDAFL